The following nucleotide sequence is from Achromobacter spanius.
ACCACATGTCGAGTTTGTGGACCTAAGCGATGAAGACGCCTATGAAGCCCTGGCGATTTCGCTGGTGACTCACCACGATACCTCTTGTGCACCGGTGCTGAAATTGCGAGACGTGATGCTCTCGATGGACGAGGATTGCAGCTGACCCGGCCGGGCCGCATTCCAGTCTGAAAAACCTGACCCCCTACGCATTTGGCATATGTCGGAAAACAAATGTTTCCCGACGGGCATTTTCACCGCTTGAATGCCGCAATTGGGCAATCCCACCCCATGGCGAATATGGCAGCATCGCCAGACGGGTATGTAAACATCAATCACCTGCTAGCAGTAGCGACCCTAAACACCGCCCCAGCAGCCGGTTTCCCATTGACGCAGTGGTCAACATCGTCGCCGCCCTCACCCGGCATTCCACCAGTCACGGAGAAGACATGGAAGGCATCCACGCCGCCGCAGCCATGGTCGCTGGCTTTTTGTCCAGACGGGCCGAAGCGAGCTATCGGCATGACATGTCGAGTGCGGCATGAAGCGCCACCACATTCGTATCGGCGACCTGACCACAGCCAATGGCGTGGTGGTGTCGGCTGCCGCCACCTTCATTTTGCTGGATAAGCAGCTCGCCACCGAAGGCGACAAGATCGCTTGCGGGAGTTGCCAATCTATGGGCTCCATCGTCTGCATCGGCCCACGCATCCCCGAATATTACGAAGGGCGGCAAGTCGCGCTGGAAGGTGACTTGTGCGCTTGCCGGTGTCCTGGTCCTCCCAGACTGATACCCAGTCAGAGGGTGCGTTTTCAGAATATCGAAGGAAGTTATGCGACCGCTGTGGGCGGTAGCTTCGGAGGAATACCGGCATTTGCCTCTCCCGCAAGTTCGTCGAAAAAACCCATGAACCGTCGAGGCATGAGTTTTGTCGAGAGGTCTGCTGCGAAACTGAGGGGATGGCCGAGCCGCATCTTCATGCCAGGTGATTTGAAAGAAATGTTGGAAGCGTCAGATATCAAGCAACCGTACCGAGTCCAATCGCATGGCAGCAGCCCCTAACACCAAATATGTCGTCGGACTAACTGCCGCAGCGATCACAGTGATAGGTATCGCTACGGCAGCGCATTTCTTTAAGGAAAAATCCATGGACCGAAAGTTCGCATTTCGTACTACTGAACCCTTGTTGATTTCCGCACCCAACGATGAGACCAATCACCATTTATTGCCTGTCGGCACGGTGATATACCACCAGCAATCTTTCGCTGAAGGACACAGTACTTACCTTGTCGAGTTGAACTATAAAGGAACCCCTCCAGCGGAACGCATTGACAGTATGGCCGGCGCAGAAAGTGCGCTTTGGGCCTTCCCGATACCAAAAGCTGACCTGCAGAAACTTATCTCAGACTATCCGCTGACGCGCGAAGAACTTGCGGCGTTATTGAAAGCCAGAAAAGTATCCCGTGACGAATTAGCTCAAATCGTTCGCGAGTGGAAGGACTAGTTTCGGCGATGTAGCCCGAGCCGTTGTCGGTTAGCCACTCAATGGGGTGAGGCGGTTTCAAGGTGCCACCGAAGCGGCTTTCAACGGCGGCCAGCATCACATCGCGGACGATGTCGCCGCTGTGCCCCGCAGTGGTGGTCGCCCAGCTCAACGCTTCGCGATCGCAACAGTCCAGCGCAAAACCCGATAAATGCGTTTGGCATTCACGGCAGCCTCGCTTCACTGGTCGTCCTCTGGCAACGAGGGTGAGCGCGCAATCCACTTTCGGGATTTCATGACGTCGACCGCCTCCCGCAGGATTTCGTTCTCCATCGTCTTCTTGCCCAGCAATCGCTGCAGTTCACGGACCTGGGCCAGCGCCTCCGACAGTTCTGAAGCGGGCACCACCTCCTCTCCCGAACTGACCGCAGACAGGCTGCCGTTCTGGTACAGCTTGCGCCAGCCAAACAACTGATTCGGGTTGATGAAATCGCACGGCGTAATCCCCTCGCACAACCGCTGCTTGCCTCGGCTTTAGCCGCCTGCTACCATCGCAACGCTTTTCGGAGATGGCATTCCTCCGTTAACCGCCGCGTTCTGTTCACCGCGGCTGATGATGCCTACAGATCCCTGGTCTTGCGGGGGCTGTAGGCATGTTTTGCGTCCTATGGCTGCGCGGATCAGGGGGTTTCTTGTCCCTCGACTCCTGATCTTATGCCGCGCTCAACCCGTCTGGAACAACTGGATCTCCTGCCTTATATCGGCAAGTGGCTGGTCCTGTCCTTCATCGTCGCCTGCCTGGCCGGCAGCGCCTCCGCCTTTTTCCTGCATGCGCTGGATTGGGCGACTTCCACCCGCGAAGCAAACCCCTTGTTGATCTGGCTGTTGCCGTTTGCCGGCTTTGCCGTCGGTTGGTGCTATCTACGCATGGGCCGGCCCGTTGAGGCCGGCAACAACCTGATCATTGACGAGATCCACGACCCCAAAAAGGTCATTCCCCTGCGCATGGTGCCCATGGTGTTGGGCGGCACGGTGGTCTCGCATCTGTTCGGCGCCTCCGTTGGGCGCGAAGGAACCGCGGTACAGATGGGTGGCGCGCTTGCCGACCAACTCACGCATGTGTTGCGCATGCGTCCCGAAGACCGGCGCATCATTCTCATGGCGGGTATCGCCGCCGGTTTTTCCTCTGTCTTTGGCACGCCATTGGCCGGCGCCATCTTCGGGCTGGAGGTGCTGGCAATCGGCCGCATGCGTTACGACGCGCTGTTCCCGTGCGTGGTGGCCGCCATCGCGGCCGACCAGATCGGTCTGCTTCTAGGTGTGCACCACACGCATTACTCGGTGCTGGAGATTGCTCCCTTGGGCCTGGTAAGTGTTCTGAGCGTGGTGCTTGCCGGTATTCTGTTCGGCTTGATCGGCATGATCTTCGCCAACAGCGCCCACGCAATCGGCGGCTTCATGAAGCGGCATGTGTCCTACGCGCCGCTACGGCCATTCATTGGCGGTGTCGTCGTGGCGGTGGCGGTGTGGGCGCTTGACGGCTACCGCTATATAGGCTTGGGGATTCCGTCCATTGTCCAGGCCTTCCAGCAACCGGTTGCGCCTTGGGATTTCCTGGGCAAGCTTCTGTTCACGGTGGCTTCGCTAGGCTCGGGCTTCAAGGGCGGAGAGGTCACCCCCCTCTTCTACATCGGCGCCACGCTTGGCAATGCGCTGGCGCCTCTTTTGCATTTGCCCTTTTCGATGCTTGCGGGTCTGGGATTCGTCGCCGTGTTCGCGGGCGCCGCCAACACCCCAATCGCCACCATTGTCATGGCCATCGAGCTGTTCGGCCCGGACATCGCGCCATTTGCCGCCATCGCCTGCATCGCCGCGTACCTTTTTTCCGGTCACAGCGGCATCTACGCCGCGCAGCGTGTTGGCCATTCCAAGCACCGGGTGTTGCCCGAAGGGATGCGGCTATCGGAACTGGGGGCATACCGCAAGCAATTGCGGCAGAAAACCACGGCTAACGCTCCTGAAAAGTAAGCCTGTACATTCCGAACTTCGACCTGAGTCAATAAGGGTCCGCCGCCTTTCCGACCCGTCTGATTGCCAGCCGGATCTGCTTTTCGATTTCAAGTACGGCGAACAGCACGACGCCTATGCCGACAATCAGCGCCCCATCCCGTAGTGGCACGGGCTCGGTCTCGAAGATGGCCTGCAATGGCGGCAAGTAGGTCACGGCAAACTGCGCGGCGGTCACGGCGATGACCATTGTCCAGACCACCTTCGTGCCCGCCACCGCCTTCCATGTCAGGGATGTCCCGTAGATGTTCCGAATGAAGAACAGATGGAAGATTTCCATGACCACCAGCGTGTTGAACGCCATGGTGTGCGCCAGCGCCATCGAATGGCCCTGCAGGCTGGCATAGTGAAAAACCCCGAACACAGCCAGCAGGAACAAGGCGCTTACCAACACGATGTGCCAGGCCAGTTCGCCGCCAATCAACGGGGTGTCGCGGGCTCGGGGCGGGCGGCGCATGGTGTTTTCTTCGGTGGGTTCAAAGGCCAGCGCCAGGCCCAGCGTGACGCCGGTCCCCAGGTTGATCCAAAGAATCTGAATAGGCGTCACGGGCAGGCTGGTGCCGGCCAGCAATGCCACGATCACCGTCAGGGCCTCGCCGGTATTGGTGGGCAGCGTCCAGCTAACCACCTTCTTGATGTTGTCGTAGACGGTACGCCCCTCTTGCACCGCGGCGACGATAGACGCGAAGTTCTCGTCCACCAACACCAGTTCCGCCGCTTCCTTGGCGGCTTCGCTGCCCTTCTCTCCCATCGCGATGCCCACGTCGGCGCGCCGCAGCGCCGGGGCGTCGTTGACGCCGTCGCCAGTCATCGCCACGATCATGCCTTGCGATTGCAGGGCCATGACCAAGCGCAATTTATGTTCGGGGCTGGTGCGGGCGAAGATGTCGCAATCTTGCGCCGCCTGGCGCAACGCGGCGTCGCTCAGGCCGTCCAGGTCGGCGCCGGTGAGCACGGTGCGGGCGTCTTGCAGGCCGATCTGTGCGCCGATGGCGGCGGCGGTCTTGGCGTGGTCGCCCGTAATCATCTTGACACCGATGCCGGCCGCGCGGCAGGCGCGCACCGCTTCGATGGCTTCGATTCTTGGTGGGTCGATCATTCCCACCATGCCCAGCAGCGTCAAGGTTCCGTCGACATCGCGGTTTTCAAGCACGGTGTGCGTGGGCTTCACGGCGCGCACCGCAACACCAAGCAGGCGCTGGCCGCTGGCGGCGATGCGGTCGGATTCGGCTTGCCAATAACGCGCGTCCAGGGGCTCCACGCCGCCCTCGGCCGCGCGCTGATTGGCGCACATGGCCAATATCCGTTCCGGCGCACCCTTTACATAGATGAAGGCTTGCCGTTCATGGTTGTGGCATAGCGTTGCCATGAAGCGCGTCTGGGAATCGAAGGCAATGGCGTCCGTGCGCGTCCAGCCTGCCCTGAGCTTCTGCACATCCGCCCCGGTTTTTTCTGCAAACGCCAGCAGCGCGCCCTCCATCGGGTCGCCCTCCACCGCCCAGTGGCCTCGGTGGTGCCGCAACGCCGCATCGTTGCACAAGACACTGGCGCGCGCCAGCTCCTGCAACACCCCATGGCCTTGCGCATCCACCTGCCTGCCGTCAAGCAGGATGTGCCCTTTCGGGTCGTAGCCCACGCCGTCAAGCGTCAGCACATGGCGCCGGGCCAGGACCGTGGCCACGACCATTTCATTGCGGGTCAAGGTGCCGGTCTTGTCCGTGCAGATGACAGACACCGCGCCGATGGTTTCGATGGCGGGCAGCCGCCGCACGATGGTGTTGCGCCGGGCCATGGCCTGCACGCCGATGGCCAACGTAATGGTCAGCACGGCCGGCAGCCCTTCGGGAATTGCCGCCACCGACAGTCCGACCACCGCCATGAACAGCTCGGTGAATTCGTAACCATGGACGAAATAGCCATGCACCAGCAGCAGCGCCGCGATGGTAAGAATCAAGGCGGTCAACCATTTGCCAAACACATCCATCTGCTTGACCAAGGGCGTGGCCAGCGCCTGAACCGTGGATAGCAGCGTGCTGATCCGCCCAATTTCCGTGCGCAGGCCCGTGGCCACCACGACGCCTCTGCCCTGCCCGGCCGCCACCAGCGTGCCGCAGTAGGCCATGGTCGAGCGGTCGCCCAAGGCGGCATCCATGGCGACGGGGGCTACGTGCTTTGCCACCGGCACCGATTCACCGGTCAGCACGGCTTCCTGCACCCGCATGGAATGCGCGGACAGCAGGCGCAGGTCCGCGGGAACGCGGTCGCCGGCCTCCAGCAGCACGATGTCGCCTGGCACCACCGCGTCGCCCGCGATGCTGCGGCGCTCGCCGTCGCGCAGCACGTTCGCGCGCGGCGCCAGCATCTGGCGGATGGCTGTCATTGCCTTCTCCGCCTTGCCTTCCTGCAGAAAGCCGATGATGGCGTTGGCCACGACCACGGCCAGAATGACGCCGGTGTCGACGCCATGCCCAAGCAGCGCGGTGATGGCGGCGGATCCCAGCAACACGTAGATGAGCACGTTGTGGAACTGCGCCAGAAAGCGGCTGACCATGCTGCGCTGGCGGGCAAGCGGCAGCCGGTTGGGGCCGAAGGTGGCCAGGCGGGACTCGGCTTCGGCCTGGTCCAGCCCGTTTGGGGTGGCCTTGAATGCGTCCAACACCGTGGCGCCCGCCTGGGCGTGCCAAGGTTGGGCGGGGTGGGGTTCCTTCAAGGTGTCTTGCATGGCTGGGTTTCCTGTGCCGGGCGGCATGCCAAGCATCGCACGGCCTGTTTGAAAAAGTTTGATGTGGATCAACACCTTGCTTCGGCGCTGCGTCATGCTGGCAGCAGGCGGGTAGACCTGTCACCCGCCGCCTACTGTGCCCTTTGGAGACACCATGAAGAACGTACTCATCCCCGTCGACGGTTCGGAAAATTCCCTGCGGGCCGTGCGCTACATGATTGATCACGTACGCGACTATGGCCCCTGCACCATCCATTTGCTGAATGTGCAGCTTCCCATCGTGTCCGGCACGGTACTGACCTTCATCTCGGCGGCCGATCTCCAGGAGTACTACGAAGACGAATCCAAGACCGCGCTGGCGAAGGCCAAGGACGCCCTGGATACCGCTGGCGTCATGTATCAGGCCGAGCTTCGGGTGGGCAACGTGGCCGACACCATCAAGGCTTACGCCACCGAACAGCATTGCGACCATATCGTCATGGGCTCACGCGGGCTGGGTGCGGCTGGCAGCCTGCTGCTGGGCTCGGTGGCGATGAAAGTGCTGCACACCATTCACATCCCGGTGGTGCTCGTCAACTGACAGGCGGCCAGTCCGCGCGCCCTCTTCCCCTTCTGCTGCTTTGGGAGATTCATCATGTACGAACGTATCCTGGTGCCCATCGATGGAAGCGCCACCTCTCAGGTGGGCTTGAAGGAAGCCATACGATTGGCGCAATTGACGCAGGCCAGCCTGCGCGTGATTCACGTCGTTGACGAGCTTTCTTTTGCGTTGACCGCGGACGCCTATCGCTATCACGCGGGTGAACTGCTGGATGTGACGCGCAAAAACGGCGCCAAGCTGCTCGAGGCCGCGGTGGGCGCGGCGCGCGCGGCGGGTATCGATGCCGACAGTGTGCTGTACGAGAACCTGGACCGGACGGTGCACCAGCGCGTGCTGGACGAAGCCGACAACTGGGACGCGGAGCTGATCGTGATGGGCACCCATGGGCGGCGCGGCGTGCGTCGGGCGGTACTGGGCAGCAGCGCCGAGGCCATCGCACGCGGCGCGACGGCGCCCGTGCTGCTGGTGCGTGCCCCGGATGGAACGTCCTGAGCAGCAGCCTGCCCCTATTCCAGTTCCACGGCCTCACCCTGCTCCACGGCGCGGCATCGCCAGCCCAGCTCGTCCTTGATGCGCAGGCGCAGCGCGTCCGCCGCCGCCGGTTCGCCATGCACGATGTAGGTCTCTTTTGGGGGCCGGGTGAAGCCGCGCAGCCAGCGCAGGATCTCGTCGGCGTCGGCATGGGCGGGCAGCATCGACAGGTTGTCCAGCTCTGCCCGAACCGGTACGTATTCACCATGTATCTTGACACTGCGGGCGCCATCCAGCATGGCCGCCCCACGGGTTCCCACCGCCTGGAAGCCCGCAAACAGAATGGTGTTGCGCGGATCGCTCACGAAGTGCTTCAGGTGATGAATGACACGCCCGCCCGTAGCCATGCCGCTGGCCGACACAATGATCTTCGGCATGGGGGAACGGTCCAGCGCCTTGGACGCTTCCACATCGCTGACGCAGGTGGCCACGCGATACGCAGCCTGGGCGTCGGCGGGCGGCAGGCGTTGGTCGGCGCTGTGCTGCAGATAGGTTTCCACGGCTGCGCTGGCCATCGGGCTGTCAAGATAGACGGGCAGGTTTGCCGGGATGCGGCCGCTGGTTTTCAGGCGGTGCAGGTGCAGCAGCAATAGCTGCGCACGGCCCACGGCGAACGAGGGAATGATGATCGTGCCCCCACGCGCGATGGTGCGGCCGATGATGTCCGCCAACGCATCCAGCACGTCTTGCGTGCCATGCAGCCGGTTGCCGTAGGTGGATTCCAGCACCAGGTAATCCGCCTCTTGCACTGGGTGGGGCGGCGGCATCAGCGGGTCGTCGTAGCGGCCCAGGTCGCCGGAATACACCAGCCTGCCACCGTCGTAGTCCACCTGCACTACCGCCGCGCCCAGGATGTGGCCCGCGCGCGTCAAGGTAAAGCGCAGCCCCGCCGGCAAGGCCTGGGGCGTATCAAAGTCCACCGGGCGCAAGGCGGCAATGGCGCGGTGCGCGTCGGCAATCGTGTACAGAGGCAGCGCGGGCTGGTGCCGGGACAGGCCGTGCCGGTTGAGGTAGTCGGCATCCGCCTCCTGCAGATGCGCGCTGTCCAGAAGCAGGATGCGGCATAGGGCAAGCGTGGCCTCCGAGCAATAGACGGGCCCACGAAACCCTTCGCGCATCAGCCGGGGCAAGTAGCCGGAATGGTCCAGGTGCGCATGCGACAGCACAAGCGCTTCAATGTTGCCCGGCGGTACGGGAAACGGCGCCCAGTTGCGCAGGCGCAAGGGTTTGACGCCCTGGAACAGGCCGCAATCCAGCAGCACCTGCCGCCCCTGCACCTCAAGCAGGTGCCGCGAACCGGTGACGGTGCCGGCAGCGCCCAGAAAACGCAATCTTGGCTTGGGTGGCATGGTTTTTCCTGATGAGGATGGCCCATGCAGCGTCGCACGCGGCGGGCGGGTCCGGGTGCAAACATGCGCCATTGCTTGACCAAAATCAAGATGGGCCGCGCCCGCCGGATCAAGATGGAACCATAGAGCCGGACGCCGGAACGCGGATTCCGGCACCCAGGAGAAACATCATGCTGGCTAGCGATCTGATGACCCGAGACCCCTTCTGCGTCAGCGCAAAAACCCCGGTATCCACCATTATTCGGGCCATGCTGGACAAGAACATCAGCGCCGTCATGATCACCGGCGACAACGGCCAGTTGATCGGCCTGGTCAGCGAAGGCGATCTGGTGCGCCGCCAAGACAGCGAGCATCAAAAGAAATGGGACCACTGGCTGTCGCTGCTGGCCGAAGGCGAGGCGCTGAACCTGGAATTCCTGCACAGCTTGCAACTGGGCGAGCGCACCGCCGCAACCGTCATGAGCAGCCCGGTCATCACCCTGGACCATACGGCGCACCTGTCCGAGATTGCCGACGTCATGCTCAAAGCCGGCATCAAGCGGGTGCCCATTACCCGCGACGGCAAGCTGGTCGGGGTGGTCAGCCGGCGCGACATCCTCCGCGCCCTGCTGGCGCAGGAAGCCTGAGCATGCTCCATGAACAAGGAACCGCCATGTCGTCGCGCACAGGCATCGTTTTCTATTCGCGTTCGGGAACCGGGCGGTCGGTAGCGCAACGCCTTGCCAGTTTGTCCGGGTGGCCCGCTTGGGAAATCCGCGACGCCCAGCCCCGGCTTGGCTTGCGCGGCGACCTGCGCTGCGTGGTCGACAGCGTGTTCAAGCGTAGCCCGGCGTTCCGCTATGACGGCCCGCCGCTGGACGCGCTTGACCATGTCATTCTGATCGCGCCGGTATGGATGCGGTCGCTGGCGGCGCCCATGCGCGCTTTTCTGCAAGACCAGGCTGCGTTGCTGCCGGCGTATTCCGTGATTTGTGTCATGTCGGGCTTTGGGGGCTTTCGGGCGGTGGACGACATCGCCACCCTGACCGCCAAGCAACCACAGTCCGTCCTGCTGCTGAAGCAATACGATGTGCTGGCCGAGGAATGCGATGCGTCCCTTTGCCGCTTCAGGGAACAGATCATCGCCCTGTAGATTCCCTGGCAAATGTGTGCTGCAATAATCGGCAGTTGTTCCACGCAGCCACGGCACAGGGCAACCCAATGCGATGAGAAATTCGTCCAGCGCTCCCCCGCTAGTCGACATTATTCAGTCCGCCACCGAGCCGATCATCACGGTCGATGAACAGCAGCGCATCGTGGTGTTCAACGCAGCCGCTGAGCGCGTGTTCCTACGCGACGCCGCCTGCCTCATCGGCGCCAGCCTGGACATCCTGATTCCCGTGCGGTTCCGCGCGCTGCACGCCAAGCACGTCAGCCGCTTTCAGGACACCGGCATCTCTGACCGCCAGATGGGCCTGGGCGCGCCGCTCTGGGGCTTGCGGGCAAACGGCGAAGAGTTTCCCATGGAAGCGTCGATTTCTCAGGCCCGCACGGAATCCGGCGTATTTCTTTCCATTTTCCTGCGAGACATCACCGAACGGCAACGCATCGATCAGGCGTTGCGCGCGTCGCGCGATGAACTTACCCGCCTGTCCAACGCCTTGCTGCATGTGCGTGAGCAGGAAAAGAAGCACATCGCCCGTGAACTGCACGACGACCTTGGCCAGAGCCTGACGGCGCTGACCATGGAACTGTCGCAGTTGGAATCCAGCTTCGGCACGAACGACTCGCCCGCCCGCGAGCGCGTGCGCGTCATGCGCGGCCTGGTCAAGAGCACGTTCACATCGCTGCGGCGCATTGCATCCGATCTGCGGCCCGTCATGCTGGACGACCTGGGCCTGGCCGCCGCCGTCGAATGGCTGGTGGCGAATTTTGTCTCGCGCTATGGGATTGACACCGAAGCGCATATCGACGTCGACCCCAACGAGCCTTCAAAGCGGGTGGCCACCACCCTCTTTCGGGTCGTGCAAGAAGCCCTGACCAACATCGCCAA
It contains:
- a CDS encoding PAAR domain-containing protein; protein product: MKRHHIRIGDLTTANGVVVSAAATFILLDKQLATEGDKIACGSCQSMGSIVCIGPRIPEYYEGRQVALEGDLCACRCPGPPRLIPSQRVRFQNIEGSYATAVGGSFGGIPAFASPASSSKKPMNRRGMSFVERSAAKLRGWPSRIFMPGDLKEMLEASDIKQPYRVQSHGSSP
- a CDS encoding voltage-gated chloride channel family protein, with translation MPRSTRLEQLDLLPYIGKWLVLSFIVACLAGSASAFFLHALDWATSTREANPLLIWLLPFAGFAVGWCYLRMGRPVEAGNNLIIDEIHDPKKVIPLRMVPMVLGGTVVSHLFGASVGREGTAVQMGGALADQLTHVLRMRPEDRRIILMAGIAAGFSSVFGTPLAGAIFGLEVLAIGRMRYDALFPCVVAAIAADQIGLLLGVHHTHYSVLEIAPLGLVSVLSVVLAGILFGLIGMIFANSAHAIGGFMKRHVSYAPLRPFIGGVVVAVAVWALDGYRYIGLGIPSIVQAFQQPVAPWDFLGKLLFTVASLGSGFKGGEVTPLFYIGATLGNALAPLLHLPFSMLAGLGFVAVFAGAANTPIATIVMAIELFGPDIAPFAAIACIAAYLFSGHSGIYAAQRVGHSKHRVLPEGMRLSELGAYRKQLRQKTTANAPEK
- a CDS encoding cation-transporting P-type ATPase, coding for MQDTLKEPHPAQPWHAQAGATVLDAFKATPNGLDQAEAESRLATFGPNRLPLARQRSMVSRFLAQFHNVLIYVLLGSAAITALLGHGVDTGVILAVVVANAIIGFLQEGKAEKAMTAIRQMLAPRANVLRDGERRSIAGDAVVPGDIVLLEAGDRVPADLRLLSAHSMRVQEAVLTGESVPVAKHVAPVAMDAALGDRSTMAYCGTLVAAGQGRGVVVATGLRTEIGRISTLLSTVQALATPLVKQMDVFGKWLTALILTIAALLLVHGYFVHGYEFTELFMAVVGLSVAAIPEGLPAVLTITLAIGVQAMARRNTIVRRLPAIETIGAVSVICTDKTGTLTRNEMVVATVLARRHVLTLDGVGYDPKGHILLDGRQVDAQGHGVLQELARASVLCNDAALRHHRGHWAVEGDPMEGALLAFAEKTGADVQKLRAGWTRTDAIAFDSQTRFMATLCHNHERQAFIYVKGAPERILAMCANQRAAEGGVEPLDARYWQAESDRIAASGQRLLGVAVRAVKPTHTVLENRDVDGTLTLLGMVGMIDPPRIEAIEAVRACRAAGIGVKMITGDHAKTAAAIGAQIGLQDARTVLTGADLDGLSDAALRQAAQDCDIFARTSPEHKLRLVMALQSQGMIVAMTGDGVNDAPALRRADVGIAMGEKGSEAAKEAAELVLVDENFASIVAAVQEGRTVYDNIKKVVSWTLPTNTGEALTVIVALLAGTSLPVTPIQILWINLGTGVTLGLALAFEPTEENTMRRPPRARDTPLIGGELAWHIVLVSALFLLAVFGVFHYASLQGHSMALAHTMAFNTLVVMEIFHLFFIRNIYGTSLTWKAVAGTKVVWTMVIAVTAAQFAVTYLPPLQAIFETEPVPLRDGALIVGIGVVLFAVLEIEKQIRLAIRRVGKAADPY
- a CDS encoding universal stress protein — translated: MKNVLIPVDGSENSLRAVRYMIDHVRDYGPCTIHLLNVQLPIVSGTVLTFISAADLQEYYEDESKTALAKAKDALDTAGVMYQAELRVGNVADTIKAYATEQHCDHIVMGSRGLGAAGSLLLGSVAMKVLHTIHIPVVLVN
- a CDS encoding universal stress protein, with translation MYERILVPIDGSATSQVGLKEAIRLAQLTQASLRVIHVVDELSFALTADAYRYHAGELLDVTRKNGAKLLEAAVGAARAAGIDADSVLYENLDRTVHQRVLDEADNWDAELIVMGTHGRRGVRRAVLGSSAEAIARGATAPVLLVRAPDGTS
- a CDS encoding MBL fold metallo-hydrolase RNA specificity domain-containing protein, translated to MPPKPRLRFLGAAGTVTGSRHLLEVQGRQVLLDCGLFQGVKPLRLRNWAPFPVPPGNIEALVLSHAHLDHSGYLPRLMREGFRGPVYCSEATLALCRILLLDSAHLQEADADYLNRHGLSRHQPALPLYTIADAHRAIAALRPVDFDTPQALPAGLRFTLTRAGHILGAAVVQVDYDGGRLVYSGDLGRYDDPLMPPPHPVQEADYLVLESTYGNRLHGTQDVLDALADIIGRTIARGGTIIIPSFAVGRAQLLLLHLHRLKTSGRIPANLPVYLDSPMASAAVETYLQHSADQRLPPADAQAAYRVATCVSDVEASKALDRSPMPKIIVSASGMATGGRVIHHLKHFVSDPRNTILFAGFQAVGTRGAAMLDGARSVKIHGEYVPVRAELDNLSMLPAHADADEILRWLRGFTRPPKETYIVHGEPAAADALRLRIKDELGWRCRAVEQGEAVELE
- a CDS encoding CBS domain-containing protein, which translates into the protein MLASDLMTRDPFCVSAKTPVSTIIRAMLDKNISAVMITGDNGQLIGLVSEGDLVRRQDSEHQKKWDHWLSLLAEGEALNLEFLHSLQLGERTAATVMSSPVITLDHTAHLSEIADVMLKAGIKRVPITRDGKLVGVVSRRDILRALLAQEA
- a CDS encoding PAS domain-containing sensor histidine kinase; amino-acid sequence: MRNSSSAPPLVDIIQSATEPIITVDEQQRIVVFNAAAERVFLRDAACLIGASLDILIPVRFRALHAKHVSRFQDTGISDRQMGLGAPLWGLRANGEEFPMEASISQARTESGVFLSIFLRDITERQRIDQALRASRDELTRLSNALLHVREQEKKHIARELHDDLGQSLTALTMELSQLESSFGTNDSPARERVRVMRGLVKSTFTSLRRIASDLRPVMLDDLGLAAAVEWLVANFVSRYGIDTEAHIDVDPNEPSKRVATTLFRVVQEALTNIAKHAQATKVLVRLSCTQNHCTLTVQDNGVGTTPDSISKKLPMSLGLQGIRERVRLLNGEVTITTRKQGGFRLEARMPIHHPDLPGEMN